One Leptospiraceae bacterium genomic window carries:
- a CDS encoding cytochrome c3 family protein gives MKVKNDHGGYDTVNTRANIQSSVHFSLNKFEGFNTFGFNGDRVKGIPLGKIDRACGIPGSFTWTGWATVVNTKHGPRSDGCGQCHAGGQYGPFSGTMFPGYKPKSYEFNSTDCLMCHSASYDMNQKYVVQDENGKYRWNQDRSLKAAMATIKPTSDNCLRCHEHNHGGDMYPGNKAAMNLGYKNPRLLHPGAKRGTPTTGIDVHYRAGMNCIDCHETHGHLIARGKSGTDLVSNDLPNVDVTCEKCHSSSPHIQNKNQRAFLNAHTDKLACETCHISHLTDENVVLRDWTEPVFSEEEGVWVYKDILRSGKAGEAIIYKWFNGSGTFMAGALGDNPNGLKTFKAFKTNPDESYKNFDYDSYYEKVFRPIAQQGKSKLTPFKRFNAKMFEDMGNQGPFGGMLLPFDYNVYYETGKPKDSVMKAVEDPLIKMMYESMFKYYMMDKFMYFMGIEKGWSIPFSGKAEPKWMRQDATLMINHSITKEAMKCDSCHTSKEKGVMAFEELGYPESRIKDLRNLEELKLIEKK, from the coding sequence ATGAAAGTAAAAAATGATCATGGCGGCTACGACACAGTAAACACTAGAGCTAATATTCAGTCAAGTGTCCACTTCTCATTAAATAAATTTGAGGGCTTTAACACTTTCGGATTTAATGGAGATAGAGTAAAAGGAATTCCACTTGGAAAAATTGACAGAGCTTGCGGTATACCGGGATCATTCACATGGACTGGTTGGGCAACTGTGGTTAATACCAAACACGGTCCGCGAAGTGATGGTTGTGGTCAATGTCATGCCGGTGGACAATACGGACCTTTTAGTGGAACGATGTTTCCAGGTTACAAACCAAAAAGTTATGAATTTAATTCCACTGATTGTTTAATGTGTCACTCAGCGTCTTATGATATGAATCAAAAATACGTTGTGCAAGATGAAAATGGAAAATACAGATGGAATCAAGACAGAAGTTTAAAAGCAGCGATGGCGACTATCAAGCCTACATCGGATAATTGTCTGCGTTGTCACGAGCACAATCACGGTGGGGATATGTATCCTGGAAATAAAGCCGCTATGAATTTAGGCTATAAAAATCCACGCCTCCTACATCCAGGGGCTAAGCGCGGTACACCTACAACTGGAATTGACGTTCACTACAGAGCCGGTATGAATTGTATTGACTGTCATGAAACACACGGACATTTAATTGCTCGCGGTAAATCAGGAACAGATTTGGTCAGCAACGACTTACCAAACGTAGACGTTACTTGTGAAAAATGTCATTCTTCCTCACCCCATATTCAAAACAAAAACCAACGAGCTTTCTTAAATGCGCATACTGATAAGTTGGCGTGTGAGACCTGTCATATTTCTCATTTGACTGACGAGAACGTTGTGCTAAGAGATTGGACAGAGCCTGTGTTTAGCGAAGAAGAAGGAGTGTGGGTTTACAAAGATATTCTTCGTTCTGGAAAAGCAGGAGAAGCAATTATTTACAAATGGTTTAATGGTTCAGGAACATTCATGGCGGGAGCGCTAGGAGATAATCCAAATGGACTAAAAACTTTCAAAGCATTTAAAACGAATCCAGACGAATCGTATAAGAATTTTGACTACGACTCTTATTATGAAAAAGTCTTTAGACCAATTGCACAGCAAGGAAAATCTAAATTAACGCCTTTCAAGCGTTTCAATGCAAAGATGTTTGAAGACATGGGAAACCAAGGTCCGTTTGGCGGAATGCTTTTACCATTTGACTATAATGTTTACTATGAAACAGGCAAACCAAAAGATTCAGTGATGAAAGCAGTGGAAGATCCATTAATCAAAATGATGTATGAAAGTATGTTCAAATACTATATGATGGATAAGTTCATGTATTTCATGGGAATCGAAAAAGGTTGGAGTATTCCATTTAGTGGTAAAGCAGAACCAAAATGGATGCGTCAAGATGCGACTCTTATGATTAATCACTCTATCACCAAAGAAGCAATGAAATGCGATAGTTGCCATACTTCTAAAGAAAAAGGTGTAATGGCATTCGAAGAACTCGGTTATCCTGAGAGTAGAATTAAAGATTTACGAAACTTAGAGGAGTTAAAACTCATAGAGAAGAAATAA